The genomic DNA AACCTAGAAGTTAAGCCTGTAAACGCTGAAAGTACTTGGAGGGAAGCCTCCTGGGAGGATAGGAACTTGCCAAGCTTTTATAAATGTTAATAATGCTTAGTGAAAATAGCTGTGGGGGTACACCTAGTTCCATTCCGAACCTAGAAGTTAAGCCCATAAACGCTGAAAGTACTTGGAGGGAAGCCTCCTGGGAGGATAGGAATTCGCTAAGCTTTTTTTATTTTTTGCAAAAGGATTATTCTTTAAATAGATTAAAGAGTAATCTTTCTTTAGTTTTTGTAAAAATAATAAAAATGCTTAATATAAAAAAGAAAAAAGTTAAAGATTAGTTAATTAAGTTATTGTGAATAAAGTTTAAAAAATACGTTTGAATTTAAATTCTTTTGTGCTATAATTGTATATAGAAGCGAAAGAATAAATAAAAAACAAAAAGTTAATAGGAGGAACAAAAATGATATGTAGAGATAGTAATGAATTGAAAAAATTAAAAGAATATATTTCTACTTTTGAAGATAAGAAAAGTGCTCTTATTATAGTTCTTCATAAAGCACAAGAAATATTTGGATATATTCCAGCAGAGATTCAAGAAGTAATTGCTGAGGAATTAGATATTCCAGTGGCTAAAGTTTATGGAGTAGTAAGTTTTTATAATTTCTTTTCAATGGAACCTAAAGGAAAATATCAAATATCAGTGTGTACAGGAACAGCTTGTTATGTGAGAGGAGCAGGGAAAGTCTTAGAAGCATTGGAAAAAGAGCTTGGAATAAGTGTAGGAGGAGTTACTAAAGATGGTTTATTTTCTTTAGATAGCTTAAGATGTGTAGGAGCTTGTGGACTAGCTCCAGTAGTATTAGTAGGAAAAGAAGTTCATGGGAAAGTAAAAGCAAGTGATGTACCTAAAATATTAGCAATTTATAGAGAAAGAGAAATTTCAGAAGAAAAATAGAAATTAAAGAAATAAATGTAATTTTCGGGAGGGGCTATGAACTGCAAGAAAAAAATTTTAATATGTGGTGGAACAGGGTGCTTATCTTCTAAAAGTGAGGATATTAAACATAACTTAGAAAATTATATAGATAAATATGGAATAAAAGATGTAGAAGTAATCTTAACTGGATGTTTTGGTTTTTGTGAAAAAGGTCCAATAGTTAAGATAGTTCCAGAGAATACTTTTTACATTGAAGTAAAACCTGAAGATGCTGAAGAGATAATAAAAAGAGATATAATTGATGGAGAAAAGATAGATAGATTATTATATAGGGATCCTAAATCAGAGGAGTTAATTTATGATTCTAAAGATATGGAGTTTTATCAAAAACAAGAGAGAAGAGCATTAAAAAATTGTGGGTTAATAGATCCAGAAAATAT from Fusobacterium varium includes the following:
- a CDS encoding NAD(P)H-dependent oxidoreductase subunit E, with the translated sequence MICRDSNELKKLKEYISTFEDKKSALIIVLHKAQEIFGYIPAEIQEVIAEELDIPVAKVYGVVSFYNFFSMEPKGKYQISVCTGTACYVRGAGKVLEALEKELGISVGGVTKDGLFSLDSLRCVGACGLAPVVLVGKEVHGKVKASDVPKILAIYREREISEEK